From Phormidium ambiguum IAM M-71, one genomic window encodes:
- a CDS encoding DUF3592 domain-containing protein, with protein MKWFIASGITVILIGCFLAYQQLRFINQSASSDGTIVELKAYKSQRRSTSSVSYCPIAQFTTVTGELIRFEGSICSYPPSFQVEQKVPILYNPNNPKRAEISTFWQLWFNSVLVIGLGVLFTGISWLCYRFM; from the coding sequence ATAAAATGGTTTATAGCTTCAGGAATTACAGTAATACTAATTGGCTGTTTCTTAGCATATCAACAACTAAGATTTATTAACCAATCTGCCTCTAGTGATGGGACTATTGTTGAACTGAAAGCTTATAAATCTCAAAGAAGAAGCACGTCCTCAGTATCTTATTGTCCTATAGCTCAATTTACCACTGTCACAGGAGAATTAATCAGATTTGAAGGGAGTATTTGCAGTTATCCCCCCAGCTTTCAAGTCGAACAAAAAGTACCCATTCTTTATAATCCCAATAACCCCAAACGAGCAGAAATTAGTACCTTTTGGCAATTGTGGTTTAATTCTGTACTGGTGATTGGACTAGGAGTACTTTTTACTGGCATCAGCTGGCTTTGTTATAGATTCATGTAA
- a CDS encoding peptidoglycan-binding domain-containing protein: MLKSLLTGSSVLLFLVTGTLSAGAEAPPEGEYFYPERTQPTEPLTGPVPIYDTLPQLSDGNLTEYSATDAVPVLQLGSRGVVVEDVQKFLQQAGLYTGAIDGIFGLQSQAAVAQFQTQAKLIPDGIIGFDTWKALIHSQPS, encoded by the coding sequence ATGCTCAAATCACTTCTGACAGGTAGCTCTGTTTTGCTGTTTTTGGTAACAGGTACACTCTCTGCTGGAGCGGAAGCTCCACCGGAAGGAGAATATTTTTATCCAGAGCGAACACAACCAACCGAGCCGTTAACTGGGCCAGTACCCATCTATGATACACTGCCGCAGTTGAGCGATGGTAACTTGACGGAATACTCTGCGACAGATGCCGTACCAGTCCTACAACTTGGCAGTCGCGGGGTAGTGGTAGAGGATGTACAAAAATTTCTCCAGCAGGCGGGACTTTATACAGGAGCCATTGATGGTATTTTTGGCCTTCAATCACAGGCAGCCGTAGCACAATTTCAAACCCAGGCGAAACTTATTCCTGATGGGATTATTGGTTTTGATACTTGGAAAGCTCTGATTCACTCACAACCAAGTTAA
- a CDS encoding prevent-host-death family protein, producing MTQITLAELPETIQNLINQAQKTGETLTIFQNGIPFAIISPLQKKSHLL from the coding sequence ATGACACAAATTACCCTTGCAGAACTTCCCGAAACAATCCAAAACCTAATTAACCAAGCTCAAAAAACTGGCGAAACGCTCACCATCTTTCAAAATGGGATTCCCTTCGCCATCATTTCCCCGCTCCAGAAGAAATCCCACCTGCTATAA
- a CDS encoding nuclease A inhibitor family protein — MKIRTLHDPKDNFHIIIGMTASGEWVGISANIPADSEDCGQMAIYNSEQIFVNQYQPENEATANLVDRLQQISQDLDFFEPEIFGFYTDKGWTVRVGATREFMIHSLLEAIGFARTFPVCKMFHEEEYYDEEELSDAQIYLVLDEILSANISNLRTYMFGMTVSYVFYIVGQTSSSDWAGVTSLAAWA; from the coding sequence TTGAAGATTCGCACATTACACGACCCAAAAGATAACTTTCACATTATTATTGGCATGACCGCATCAGGGGAATGGGTGGGAATTTCAGCGAATATTCCTGCCGATAGTGAAGACTGCGGACAAATGGCAATATATAACTCCGAACAAATTTTTGTCAATCAATATCAACCAGAAAACGAAGCTACAGCTAATTTGGTTGATAGATTACAACAAATTTCACAAGACTTAGATTTTTTTGAACCAGAAATTTTTGGGTTTTATACAGATAAGGGTTGGACAGTGCGAGTTGGTGCAACCAGAGAATTTATGATTCATAGTTTATTAGAAGCCATTGGTTTTGCCAGAACTTTTCCTGTATGTAAAATGTTTCATGAAGAGGAATATTATGATGAGGAAGAACTGTCAGATGCTCAAATTTATTTAGTTTTAGATGAAATTTTATCGGCAAATATTAGTAATTTACGTACTTATATGTTTGGCATGACAGTCTCTTATGTTTTTTATATTGTTGGTCAAACTTCCTCTAGTGACTGGGCTGGTGTCACTTCTTTAGCAGCTTGGGCTTAG
- a CDS encoding DUF72 domain-containing protein encodes MPFFPGKANFPGKLLEVKLKNKSLLPILIFYAQHFDTVEVNFSFYRLPERSVFETWRNQTPDSFLFFVLLNS; translated from the coding sequence ATGCCATTTTTCCCCGGAAAAGCAAATTTTCCCGGAAAATTGCTGGAAGTAAAACTGAAGAACAAATCATTGCTACCAATATTGATATTTTACGCACAACACTTTGACACAGTAGAGGTTAACTTCTCTTTCTATCGTCTACCAGAACGTTCTGTATTTGAAACTTGGCGAAATCAAACACCAGACTCGTTTCTCTTTTTTGTTCTGCTCAATTCTTGA
- a CDS encoding DUF4926 domain-containing protein produces MKFGLFMRVALRKDLPQYKLCRGDVAKIAEHHPMKWIA; encoded by the coding sequence ATGAAATTTGGACTGTTTATGCGAGTAGCATTACGGAAAGATTTACCTCAGTACAAACTCTGCCGGGGAGATGTAGCAAAAATTGCGGAACATCACCCGATGAAGTGGATAGCTTAG
- a CDS encoding FAD-dependent oxidoreductase, translating into MSGTGNSHAIVIGSSISGLLTARVLAKHYDQVTIVERDCLPEQPQARPGVPQASHVHALLTRGLEILLQLFPGLETELVAAGAVKVDWINDWLLYGIWGLAPRFASDVQSYTCSRHLLEWLIYSRLKEFQNIQWLQATQVTGLLFGANQYRVIGVKLRSRNQAKTQNDYLPELKAELVVDATGRNSLLLKWLETNGYDSPKETVINSFLGYASRWYQQTENSEFDCQGIIISAQPPKQKRGGVIYPVERNRWVVTLSGIARDYPPTDEAGFLEFARSLQSPIIYETIKNAQPLSEIYSFRATENRLRHYEKLSKYPEGLLAVGDAVCAFNPVYGQGMTVAAIGALTLDECLSRKHSRNYHLSRHYYKQLAQQLQIPWLMATGEDLRWSTTSGGQLNVMSRFIQGYLDRVIRLGVDSPQLHQRFIQIAHLVKPPSALFAPPILLQVLLSLPRERMMKRLKQLGVEAIED; encoded by the coding sequence ATGTCTGGAACCGGAAACAGTCATGCAATAGTTATTGGTAGTAGCATATCAGGACTACTCACAGCCAGAGTTTTAGCCAAACACTATGACCAAGTAACAATTGTGGAACGAGATTGCTTACCAGAGCAACCCCAAGCTAGACCAGGAGTTCCCCAAGCTAGTCACGTTCACGCATTACTAACTAGAGGGCTAGAAATTCTCCTGCAACTATTTCCTGGTTTAGAAACCGAGTTAGTCGCAGCCGGAGCAGTTAAAGTAGATTGGATAAATGACTGGTTATTATATGGAATTTGGGGTTTAGCACCCAGGTTTGCTTCTGACGTACAAAGTTATACTTGCAGTCGTCATTTACTAGAGTGGCTAATCTATAGTCGCCTCAAAGAATTCCAAAATATACAATGGCTTCAAGCAACTCAAGTGACAGGGTTATTGTTTGGGGCGAATCAATATCGGGTGATTGGAGTTAAGCTTCGCAGTCGGAATCAAGCTAAAACACAAAATGATTATTTGCCAGAGTTAAAAGCCGAACTAGTTGTGGATGCGACAGGTCGTAACTCTTTACTACTCAAATGGTTAGAAACTAATGGCTATGATTCACCAAAAGAAACAGTAATTAATTCCTTTTTAGGTTATGCCAGTCGTTGGTATCAACAAACAGAAAACAGTGAATTTGACTGTCAAGGGATAATTATTTCCGCACAACCACCAAAACAAAAACGTGGTGGCGTAATCTATCCAGTAGAAAGAAATCGTTGGGTAGTCACATTATCTGGTATTGCTCGTGATTATCCACCAACTGATGAAGCGGGGTTTTTAGAATTTGCTCGTAGTCTTCAGAGTCCGATAATCTACGAGACAATCAAAAATGCTCAACCTTTGTCAGAAATTTATAGTTTTCGAGCTACAGAAAATCGGCTACGTCACTATGAGAAATTGTCTAAATATCCAGAGGGATTGTTAGCAGTAGGAGATGCGGTGTGCGCTTTCAATCCCGTTTATGGTCAGGGGATGACGGTAGCTGCTATTGGTGCGTTGACTTTGGATGAATGTTTGAGCCGCAAACATAGCCGTAACTATCACCTGAGCCGACATTACTATAAACAACTGGCGCAACAGTTACAAATACCTTGGCTGATGGCTACAGGTGAGGATTTGCGTTGGTCAACCACTAGTGGTGGACAACTCAATGTTATGTCTCGATTTATCCAAGGTTATCTAGACCGAGTGATACGTTTGGGAGTCGATTCTCCACAATTACATCAAAGATTTATACAAATTGCTCATCTGGTCAAGCCTCCAAGTGCTTTATTTGCACCACCAATTCTTTTGCAAGTTTTGTTAAGTTTACCCCGTGAACGGATGATGAAGCGACTTAAGCAGCTTGGTGTTGAGGCGATCGAGGATTGA
- a CDS encoding class I tRNA ligase family protein yields the protein MRYQGSIPSDELNVESQQDLHQTIYKVREDIQALKYNTAIASLMSYLNTLEAKEQLSQAEIESYVLMLAPFAPHITEELWSRMGESYSIHQQSFPQANPKFLVQAQVTIAVQINGRTRTTLQLAPDASVEEAVALAKQSQSLQPYLNEQEIRRVVYVPGRIINLVI from the coding sequence ATGAGATATCAAGGCTCGATCCCATCCGATGAATTGAATGTCGAATCCCAACAGGATTTGCATCAAACCATTTACAAGGTGAGAGAAGATATTCAAGCTTTGAAGTATAACACTGCGATCGCTTCCTTGATGAGTTATCTCAACACCTTGGAAGCCAAAGAACAGCTTTCTCAAGCAGAAATCGAGTCTTATGTGTTGATGTTGGCTCCCTTTGCACCCCATATCACCGAGGAGCTTTGGAGTCGTATGGGTGAATCCTATTCAATTCATCAACAATCATTTCCTCAAGCTAATCCAAAGTTTCTTGTACAAGCGCAAGTGACGATTGCGGTTCAAATCAACGGACGGACTCGAACCACGCTCCAGCTTGCTCCTGATGCCTCTGTTGAAGAGGCGGTTGCGTTGGCAAAACAGTCACAATCCTTGCAGCCTTATCTTAACGAGCAAGAGATTCGTCGTGTGGTTTATGTACCAGGTCGGATTATCAATCTTGTGATTTGA
- a CDS encoding McrC family protein, which produces MKIFCKNNSNRVITKVISKPWDVKVQCDYEEHTADVEENQILAWTVWCITRSGLCTERVLPTVHQAYHLLQGLVTLQPKSPQVCVGRQYNRLNEDYRLLHTLCRFFLEQIGPSYEMGERAMLPFLVDMARLYERFVAEWLKAHRETILLPEGLDIKSQERLYVCEGKDIYFDVDLVLQDVATGVAKYVLDTKYKVPTAPASSDIAQVVAYAEAKGCQEGILVYAMALVEPLDIRVGRIRIRSLTFCLAGDLEQAGYSFLGDLLYTDILTKNMS; this is translated from the coding sequence TTGAAAATTTTTTGTAAAAACAACTCAAATAGAGTAATTACCAAAGTTATTAGTAAACCTTGGGATGTTAAGGTGCAGTGTGATTATGAGGAACACACGGCTGATGTAGAAGAAAATCAGATTTTAGCTTGGACTGTTTGGTGTATTACTCGGAGTGGTTTGTGTACGGAACGGGTGTTACCAACTGTGCACCAAGCTTATCATTTGTTACAGGGTTTGGTGACTTTGCAGCCAAAGAGTCCGCAAGTTTGTGTGGGGCGACAGTACAACCGTTTGAATGAAGATTATCGATTATTACACACGCTTTGTCGATTTTTTTTGGAGCAAATTGGGCCGAGTTATGAAATGGGGGAGCGAGCGATGTTACCCTTTTTAGTTGATATGGCGCGGCTATACGAAAGGTTTGTTGCTGAGTGGTTGAAAGCACATCGGGAAACTATTTTATTGCCAGAGGGTTTAGATATTAAATCTCAAGAAAGATTGTACGTTTGTGAAGGGAAGGATATCTATTTTGATGTTGATTTGGTGTTGCAAGATGTAGCAACGGGGGTAGCTAAATATGTGTTGGATACCAAGTACAAAGTTCCTACTGCACCTGCGTCGAGTGACATTGCTCAGGTGGTAGCTTATGCTGAGGCGAAGGGGTGTCAGGAGGGGATTTTGGTGTATGCGATGGCTTTAGTTGAGCCGTTGGATATTAGGGTTGGTAGGATTAGAATTCGGAGTTTGACTTTTTGTTTGGCGGGTGATTTGGAGCAGGCGGGTTATAGTTTTTTGGGCGATTTGCTTTATACAGACATTCTCACAAAGAATATGTCGTAG
- a CDS encoding TetR/AcrR family transcriptional regulator, producing MSIRYRMVKKNQVSQLGQQDWIGLGLKVLAQSGVEAVRVEPLAKLLNVTKGSFYWHFNNREELLEAILKEWVNRETDSIIEQVEAAGGDASAKLLLLFELAIRDDGQVENAIRAWAANDSRVAAILDQVDRHRFDYTRNLFLAVGFAPFEATVRARMVYYSLIGEFVLGTRTDRAERLAEVRLQHLILTRRD from the coding sequence ATGTCAATACGCTACCGTATGGTTAAGAAGAATCAGGTTTCCCAGCTTGGACAGCAAGACTGGATCGGCTTAGGGCTAAAAGTTTTAGCACAGAGCGGAGTTGAAGCAGTGCGAGTTGAGCCACTTGCTAAATTGCTGAATGTGACGAAAGGTAGTTTCTACTGGCATTTCAATAATCGGGAAGAGCTTTTAGAAGCAATCTTGAAAGAATGGGTTAATCGTGAAACCGATAGCATTATTGAGCAAGTTGAGGCGGCAGGCGGCGATGCTTCAGCAAAACTGCTTCTCTTGTTTGAACTGGCAATCCGAGATGATGGTCAAGTCGAGAATGCAATTCGCGCTTGGGCAGCTAATGATTCTAGAGTTGCTGCAATTCTTGACCAAGTTGATCGACATCGTTTCGACTACACGAGGAATTTATTTTTAGCGGTTGGCTTCGCACCATTTGAGGCGACGGTACGCGCACGGATGGTTTATTACTCGCTAATTGGCGAATTCGTCCTTGGTACTCGGACTGATCGGGCCGAACGGTTAGCCGAGGTACGCCTCCAGCATCTTATTCTGACGCGCCGAGATTAG
- a CDS encoding halocarboxylic acid dehydrogenase DehI family protein, with amino-acid sequence MVFPYYPTAMQLFWQRLKPAMQTESFLADAICYANAQLRLKSTPAS; translated from the coding sequence ATTGTATTTCCCTACTATCCAACAGCGATGCAGTTATTTTGGCAGCGTCTCAAACCAGCGATGCAAACCGAATCTTTTTTGGCAGATGCGATTTGCTACGCGAACGCGCAATTGAGATTAAAGTCTACGCCAGCCAGCTAA
- a CDS encoding nuclease A inhibitor family protein, which yields MAAISSGCALSKLGISMKSSNAELFAQLTEVTKDLEFPISCSTNPIQPFIWEVETQGEFNIENLLKTATPDFSEYSEGGKILRNGDLEAYLQLV from the coding sequence ATGGCAGCCATCAGCAGTGGTTGCGCTCTCAGTAAGTTAGGTATTTCAATGAAATCTAGTAACGCTGAATTATTCGCACAACTGACAGAAGTAACAAAAGATTTAGAATTTCCTATAAGTTGTTCAACGAATCCTATTCAACCTTTTATCTGGGAGGTAGAAACCCAAGGGGAGTTTAATATAGAAAACTTACTCAAAACTGCAACTCCTGATTTTTCGGAGTACAGTGAAGGCGGGAAAATTCTGCGAAATGGAGATTTAGAAGCATATTTACAGTTGGTTTGA
- a CDS encoding DUF6463 family protein: MLRVSGYWLIATSILHVLINGWLFAKPLMDIVYGGWFNTVAPNPLAPFYDREIAFWCLMITPFLLVIGRLCCWAQTKAIALPSFLGWILLLTAVVGVTLEPMSGFWLIIPPSALMLFDLRRRKESSEL; this comes from the coding sequence ATGCTTCGAGTCAGTGGGTACTGGTTGATTGCTACAAGTATCCTCCATGTCCTCATTAACGGATGGCTGTTTGCTAAACCTTTGATGGATATTGTATACGGTGGTTGGTTCAATACAGTCGCACCAAATCCATTAGCTCCTTTCTATGACCGAGAAATTGCATTTTGGTGCCTGATGATAACGCCATTTCTCCTAGTAATAGGACGGTTATGTTGTTGGGCACAAACAAAGGCGATCGCTTTACCAAGTTTTCTTGGTTGGATTCTCTTGCTAACGGCTGTTGTGGGAGTTACTCTCGAACCTATGTCGGGATTTTGGCTTATTATTCCTCCCTCAGCACTGATGCTGTTCGATTTACGACGGCGTAAAGAATCGTCTGAACTCTGA
- a CDS encoding transglutaminase domain-containing protein, with protein MKYIFLDLPILIIKLVMTLLVYLTPVLGVWLVSSLVAYVNGPMWLSLFSGILLFPLLPITWELNSRWRRRHSEKKTPNILTFSDRLTLRTLALNLIFIASLLALRPQTSFLALSTRGDWMLDHLKGTQVEVIRQVLFKAANTLEGLYLVVRKNPFEQYANPTKKDPFQQLPVSLQPTQQNQQNSRFWPWEGSTIHPAVSNMPASVEVSIESVAQYIAAQETDPFLRIKALHDYVADRITYDVPAYLGQIPRPSQDAQTVFHTRKAVCAGYAKLLEALGKSIGEEIVYITGDARTRTSDLSGQGHAWNAAKIQENWYLIDTTWDSGYVNDSGFTKNYRSDYLLTPPEVMIISHFPKEADWQLLATPLSLGDFLRQPMLQPAFFAQGFKLLSPTRSQTDVSGNAVIKINNPRQRFMQASWALKGQPNSTNCTRESTEISCPLPNAGTYEVKLFSSQEEYGKYQYVGQLEFNKRS; from the coding sequence ATGAAGTATATTTTCCTTGACTTACCAATTTTGATAATTAAGCTAGTAATGACACTGCTAGTCTATTTGACTCCGGTTTTAGGAGTATGGCTAGTTTCATCATTAGTAGCTTATGTAAATGGCCCAATGTGGCTGTCCTTATTTTCGGGGATATTATTGTTTCCTCTATTACCTATTACTTGGGAGTTAAATTCACGATGGCGACGACGACATAGTGAAAAGAAAACACCAAATATTCTGACATTTAGCGATCGCTTAACCTTACGAACCTTAGCTTTAAATTTAATATTTATTGCTAGCTTATTAGCATTACGCCCTCAAACCAGTTTTTTAGCATTATCTACTAGAGGGGATTGGATGCTAGATCATCTCAAGGGTACTCAAGTTGAAGTAATTCGTCAAGTTTTATTTAAAGCAGCGAATACCCTAGAAGGATTATATTTAGTAGTACGCAAAAATCCCTTTGAACAATACGCGAATCCAACTAAAAAAGACCCATTTCAACAATTACCTGTTTCACTACAACCTACTCAACAAAATCAGCAAAATTCGCGCTTTTGGCCTTGGGAAGGTAGTACAATTCATCCAGCAGTAAGTAATATGCCTGCTAGTGTAGAAGTTAGCATTGAATCAGTAGCACAATACATTGCTGCTCAAGAAACCGATCCATTTTTACGTATTAAGGCACTACATGATTATGTAGCCGATCGTATTACTTATGATGTGCCAGCTTATTTAGGACAAATTCCTCGTCCATCTCAAGATGCTCAAACAGTATTTCATACTCGAAAAGCTGTCTGTGCTGGGTATGCCAAACTGTTAGAAGCATTAGGAAAAAGTATAGGTGAAGAAATTGTATATATTACAGGTGATGCAAGGACAAGAACTAGCGATTTGAGCGGACAAGGACACGCTTGGAATGCCGCGAAAATCCAAGAAAATTGGTATTTGATTGATACTACTTGGGATAGCGGTTATGTGAACGATTCGGGGTTTACAAAAAACTATCGTTCAGACTATTTGTTGACTCCTCCAGAAGTAATGATAATCAGCCATTTCCCTAAAGAAGCAGATTGGCAACTGCTGGCAACCCCCTTGAGTCTTGGCGATTTTCTCCGTCAGCCAATGCTACAACCAGCATTTTTCGCGCAAGGATTCAAGTTGCTTTCGCCAACTCGTTCTCAAACTGATGTATCAGGTAATGCTGTAATTAAAATTAATAATCCACGTCAGCGTTTTATGCAAGCTAGTTGGGCATTAAAGGGGCAACCAAATTCCACTAACTGTACTCGTGAATCAACAGAAATATCTTGCCCTTTGCCTAATGCTGGAACTTATGAAGTCAAGTTATTTAGTAGTCAGGAAGAGTATGGTAAATATCAGTATGTTGGACAACTTGAGTTTAATAAACGGAGTTAA
- a CDS encoding competence protein CoiA family protein codes for MWLKYAVDANNTLVEIADVSRGKTTLYCPYCSGRLVARKGKVKQHHFAHTDATCYPVATKRELPNLPLYDNFHIQLSGTALQLLKKLWQSFGQYDWGIPHLPELKPLIKAKVLQKNVYRQPPAYEFTALGKIPVGALPLHEFNQVQEPLLLAKLAELSRQAELAKVIKSLNLAERLVDLQLYRAQLASILLHNLYYLQIEADGLILHKIGVTKRYALRAGYANDCPENP; via the coding sequence ATGTGGTTAAAATACGCAGTTGATGCCAATAATACTTTAGTTGAAATCGCTGATGTATCCAGAGGTAAAACTACATTGTACTGTCCCTATTGCAGTGGTCGTTTGGTAGCTCGAAAAGGAAAAGTTAAACAACATCACTTCGCCCATACTGATGCAACTTGTTATCCTGTCGCTACTAAAAGAGAGTTACCTAATTTACCACTTTATGATAATTTTCATATTCAACTATCAGGAACCGCACTACAATTACTAAAAAAGCTTTGGCAATCTTTTGGTCAATATGATTGGGGAATTCCTCATTTACCCGAACTAAAACCATTAATTAAAGCCAAGGTATTACAAAAAAATGTTTACCGCCAACCACCAGCTTATGAGTTTACTGCTCTAGGTAAAATTCCTGTTGGCGCTCTGCCATTGCATGAATTTAATCAAGTCCAAGAACCATTATTGTTAGCCAAATTAGCTGAACTTTCACGTCAAGCAGAATTAGCCAAGGTGATTAAATCACTAAACTTGGCAGAAAGGTTAGTTGATTTGCAGTTATATCGTGCTCAATTGGCTAGTATTTTGTTACATAATTTGTACTATCTACAAATTGAAGCTGATGGGTTAATTTTGCACAAAATTGGAGTGACTAAGCGATACGCGCTACGCGCAGGCTACGCCAACGATTGCCCAGAGAATCCCTGA
- a CDS encoding DEAD/DEAH box helicase, whose amino-acid sequence MLHATPKYSLRDYQIEWIEEIFASWAKGTRCVLAQLPCGAGKTICFAHICNKFFHQSQKVLVIAHRMELITQAATKLEKIVGVPVGIIKAGIKPFPDRPIQVASIQTLIRRKQLPENIGLVIFDEAHHVTASSYRQLIAHYQDSLILGVTATPRRIDGQGFAELFNDLIIGVSTDKLIREGYLSKFRLFATEKTISTYGVAKNDKDFNSRDLALAVTTQVGISEVVQNYLQYAAKQRTIIYAASVQHSKDIAHAFREKNIPAEHLDGDTPINERFDILARFASGKTQVLTNYEILTEGYDCEHIDCVYCLRPTESLTLWLQMVGRALRTSEAKSVATIIDITDNWKKHGLPDDNYQWSLEAIPPATRHIGLRKCEFCSHIFRPLEHELKVIEAEIDENGYIIRHHRAICPACGSVVTFSTKERDGATHGRVKVRLAVGRITELVEINLQSTSSIINQVYRFIKTQPPILTPEKIYSAIFKEFIEIIDSFTLGDWRKIVKLVEPTNTISTKIAWELYQEGKVRHQNRLAALAAVEKRQLLEQKKQEKLKNRKPKPEQLVATLPVVGNPDVQKKYASAWKLFLSRCNHSTADFLHQNAGLFSVQDSADYCNVSIALRNVPELKTQRIHLKEAELSAALTEVFGKKAFLMFRLSS is encoded by the coding sequence ATGCTCCATGCGACACCGAAATACTCACTGAGAGACTACCAAATTGAGTGGATTGAAGAAATCTTTGCTTCTTGGGCAAAAGGTACCAGATGTGTTTTAGCACAGTTACCCTGTGGTGCTGGTAAAACCATTTGTTTTGCTCATATATGTAATAAATTCTTCCACCAATCACAAAAGGTTTTAGTTATTGCTCATCGGATGGAACTGATTACTCAAGCCGCCACTAAATTAGAAAAGATTGTTGGCGTACCTGTTGGGATTATTAAAGCAGGTATTAAACCATTTCCCGATCGCCCAATCCAAGTAGCATCGATCCAAACTTTAATCAGACGCAAACAATTACCAGAAAATATTGGATTAGTCATCTTTGACGAAGCTCATCACGTCACTGCTTCCTCATACCGCCAACTAATTGCTCATTATCAGGACTCTTTAATTCTCGGAGTTACCGCTACACCTAGACGCATTGATGGACAGGGATTCGCTGAATTATTTAACGATCTAATTATTGGTGTTTCTACAGATAAATTGATTCGCGAAGGCTATTTAAGCAAATTTCGTTTGTTTGCTACTGAAAAAACTATTTCTACTTATGGAGTAGCCAAAAACGATAAAGATTTTAATTCTAGAGATTTAGCTTTAGCAGTTACTACCCAAGTGGGAATTTCCGAAGTTGTGCAAAATTATCTCCAATATGCTGCTAAACAACGTACCATAATTTATGCGGCTTCGGTACAACATAGCAAAGATATTGCTCACGCTTTTAGAGAGAAAAATATTCCGGCTGAACATCTTGATGGAGACACGCCTATCAATGAAAGGTTTGATATTCTCGCTCGCTTTGCTTCCGGTAAAACCCAAGTTTTAACTAATTATGAAATCCTTACCGAAGGTTATGATTGCGAACATATTGATTGTGTCTATTGTCTCAGACCAACTGAAAGTTTAACACTTTGGTTACAAATGGTAGGGCGTGCATTGCGAACTAGTGAAGCCAAATCTGTAGCAACGATTATAGATATCACAGATAACTGGAAAAAGCACGGTTTACCTGATGATAATTATCAGTGGTCGTTAGAAGCTATTCCTCCGGCTACTCGTCATATTGGTTTACGAAAATGTGAGTTTTGTTCTCATATTTTTAGACCTTTAGAACATGAATTAAAAGTCATAGAAGCGGAAATAGACGAAAATGGTTACATCATTCGACATCATCGCGCTATTTGTCCGGCTTGTGGTAGTGTTGTGACCTTTTCTACTAAGGAAAGAGATGGTGCTACACATGGCAGAGTTAAAGTACGGTTGGCTGTGGGTAGGATAACTGAGTTAGTGGAGATTAATCTGCAATCGACTTCATCAATTATTAACCAAGTTTATCGGTTCATCAAAACTCAACCTCCTATTTTGACACCAGAGAAGATTTACAGTGCTATTTTCAAGGAGTTTATTGAAATCATTGATAGTTTCACCTTGGGAGATTGGCGGAAAATAGTAAAGTTAGTGGAGCCGACTAATACCATATCCACTAAAATTGCTTGGGAATTGTATCAAGAAGGAAAAGTTAGACACCAAAATCGATTAGCTGCTTTAGCTGCTGTTGAAAAACGCCAGTTATTAGAACAAAAAAAACAAGAAAAGCTCAAAAACCGAAAACCAAAACCAGAACAGTTAGTGGCTACTTTACCTGTAGTTGGTAATCCTGATGTGCAAAAGAAATATGCCAGTGCGTGGAAACTGTTTTTGTCGCGATGCAATCATTCTACGGCAGATTTCTTACACCAGAATGCGGGATTGTTTTCTGTGCAGGATAGTGCTGATTATTGTAATGTTTCTATTGCTTTACGCAATGTTCCTGAACTCAAAACTCAACGAATACATCTCAAAGAAGCTGAATTGTCCGCTGCTTTGACGGAAGTTTTTGGCAAAAAGGCTTTTTTGATGTTTCGCTTAAGTAGTTAA